One Salvelinus sp. IW2-2015 linkage group LG35, ASM291031v2, whole genome shotgun sequence DNA segment encodes these proteins:
- the pafah1b3 gene encoding platelet-activating factor acetylhydrolase IB subunit alpha1 isoform X2 produces MEVETDKVMSSGDSNPAATPTPCVDIQGDGRWMSLHNHFVSNSKDKEPDVLFVGDSLVQLLHQFEVWRELFSPLHALNFGVGGDETQHVLWRLSNGELAHISPKVVVLWVGTHNHGHTAEQICGGIMAIVQLIKDKLPKAYTLVLGVLPRGKMPNPLRERNAQVNKLVKEAVSSLPHAXLLNVDPGFVHSDGSISHQDLYDFLHLTPQGYQAVCQPLHAHLKGLLEKQAEN; encoded by the exons ATGGAAGTTGAG ACAGACAAAGTGATGAGCTCAGGAGACTCCAACCCCGCTGCCACACCCACTCCTTGTGTGGACATCCAGGGAGATGGCCGATGGATGTCTTTG CATAACCACTTTGTGTCTAACAGCAAGGACAAGGAACCAGATGTCCTGTTTGTAGGAGACTCTCTTGTCCAGCTCTTGCACCAGTTTGAG GTGTGGCGAgagctgttctcccctctccATGCTCTCAACTTTGGGGTGGGTGGTGACGAAACACAGCATGTCTTGTGGAGATTGAGCAATGGAGAGTTGGCCCACATCAGCCCAAAG GTTGTGGTGCTGTGGGTGGGCACCCATAATCACGGTCACACTGCAGAACAGATCTGTGGAGGCATTATGGCCATAGTCCAACTCATCAAGGACAAGCTGCCGAAGGCTTACACTCTCGTACTG GGAGTGCTACCCAGGGGTAAGATGCCCAACCCCCTGCGGGAGAGGAACGCCCAGGTCAACAAGCTGGTCAAGGAGGCCGTGTCCTCTCTCCCCCATGCCTRCCTCCTCAACGTGGACCCTGGCTTTGTGCACTCGGATGGCAGCATCTCCCACCAGGACCTGTATGACTTCCTCCACCTCACCCCTCAGGGCTACCAGGCTGTGTGCCAGCCGCTACACGCCCACCTCAAGGGCCTGCTGGAGAAACAGGCTGAAAACTGA
- the pafah1b3 gene encoding platelet-activating factor acetylhydrolase IB subunit alpha1 isoform X3: MSSGDSNPAATPTPCVDIQGDGRWMSLHNHFVSNSKDKEPDVLFVGDSLVQLLHQFEVWRELFSPLHALNFGVGGDETQHVLWRLSNGELAHISPKVVVLWVGTHNHGHTAEQICGGIMAIVQLIKDKLPKAYTLVLGVLPRGKMPNPLRERNAQVNKLVKEAVSSLPHAXLLNVDPGFVHSDGSISHQDLYDFLHLTPQGYQAVCQPLHAHLKGLLEKQAEN, translated from the exons ATGAGCTCAGGAGACTCCAACCCCGCTGCCACACCCACTCCTTGTGTGGACATCCAGGGAGATGGCCGATGGATGTCTTTG CATAACCACTTTGTGTCTAACAGCAAGGACAAGGAACCAGATGTCCTGTTTGTAGGAGACTCTCTTGTCCAGCTCTTGCACCAGTTTGAG GTGTGGCGAgagctgttctcccctctccATGCTCTCAACTTTGGGGTGGGTGGTGACGAAACACAGCATGTCTTGTGGAGATTGAGCAATGGAGAGTTGGCCCACATCAGCCCAAAG GTTGTGGTGCTGTGGGTGGGCACCCATAATCACGGTCACACTGCAGAACAGATCTGTGGAGGCATTATGGCCATAGTCCAACTCATCAAGGACAAGCTGCCGAAGGCTTACACTCTCGTACTG GGAGTGCTACCCAGGGGTAAGATGCCCAACCCCCTGCGGGAGAGGAACGCCCAGGTCAACAAGCTGGTCAAGGAGGCCGTGTCCTCTCTCCCCCATGCCTRCCTCCTCAACGTGGACCCTGGCTTTGTGCACTCGGATGGCAGCATCTCCCACCAGGACCTGTATGACTTCCTCCACCTCACCCCTCAGGGCTACCAGGCTGTGTGCCAGCCGCTACACGCCCACCTCAAGGGCCTGCTGGAGAAACAGGCTGAAAACTGA
- the pafah1b3 gene encoding platelet-activating factor acetylhydrolase IB subunit alpha1 isoform X1, whose product MHHIANASLTDKVMSSGDSNPAATPTPCVDIQGDGRWMSLHNHFVSNSKDKEPDVLFVGDSLVQLLHQFEVWRELFSPLHALNFGVGGDETQHVLWRLSNGELAHISPKVVVLWVGTHNHGHTAEQICGGIMAIVQLIKDKLPKAYTLVLGVLPRGKMPNPLRERNAQVNKLVKEAVSSLPHAXLLNVDPGFVHSDGSISHQDLYDFLHLTPQGYQAVCQPLHAHLKGLLEKQAEN is encoded by the exons ATGCACCACATTGCCAATGCATCATTG ACAGACAAAGTGATGAGCTCAGGAGACTCCAACCCCGCTGCCACACCCACTCCTTGTGTGGACATCCAGGGAGATGGCCGATGGATGTCTTTG CATAACCACTTTGTGTCTAACAGCAAGGACAAGGAACCAGATGTCCTGTTTGTAGGAGACTCTCTTGTCCAGCTCTTGCACCAGTTTGAG GTGTGGCGAgagctgttctcccctctccATGCTCTCAACTTTGGGGTGGGTGGTGACGAAACACAGCATGTCTTGTGGAGATTGAGCAATGGAGAGTTGGCCCACATCAGCCCAAAG GTTGTGGTGCTGTGGGTGGGCACCCATAATCACGGTCACACTGCAGAACAGATCTGTGGAGGCATTATGGCCATAGTCCAACTCATCAAGGACAAGCTGCCGAAGGCTTACACTCTCGTACTG GGAGTGCTACCCAGGGGTAAGATGCCCAACCCCCTGCGGGAGAGGAACGCCCAGGTCAACAAGCTGGTCAAGGAGGCCGTGTCCTCTCTCCCCCATGCCTRCCTCCTCAACGTGGACCCTGGCTTTGTGCACTCGGATGGCAGCATCTCCCACCAGGACCTGTATGACTTCCTCCACCTCACCCCTCAGGGCTACCAGGCTGTGTGCCAGCCGCTACACGCCCACCTCAAGGGCCTGCTGGAGAAACAGGCTGAAAACTGA
- the prr19 gene encoding proline-rich protein 19, with protein MMSHLHGRALTEKQNVLHVFSKHFKSTDKTCSPTNRSTPHCCSSSHTKNTEAQNSQTNKTKRLKTRKQRSQVSRGGSNSRSHQHQSSKEKDHCHGCCQSSSRPPPRRDAPLARVFPAGQEPSIITNNRLIGHHGLFNHEVKSIDIERLLSEQRKLEKLGQRGGRGKSTATRPPLPPSSSLPFSSPGPDSDVGEVAVPDHVEEDPDKGRVERVVAKSSTKANKRDEYRSNSESRLFKCSHGDTQEDFRRKFTSIQVCLEKNVASHSKSQESGITPGQTHHSGLTSSEGGIVTLSSTESPSRVVRNKSKGPRPVVCETLLSPSGKNENERPPDARAEVKPVVLTMEQTPKNHILPHTQPFRPSPNITVSSFPARGGSSESSDNQMQQTVTNPVSVVAARLCRSLQLPLLRRRNLVAESREVLLQALRERHGLQLQENLLNVQRRLSFGTGPTTTRAGLGQSTILAGIDAYGGWPAAPLDSGFGDSMVEHPCLDSQRSAPNKRRRRKQLCPNRMTPPQPLIGSQNSLDTAAAWNPNPSVEQVGELIGELLRPASSSHFLMDLQPSGSPSRHHVFDPPAASPWAAQSGLPQPWDDVFDRGSMRESTRVDHFENWRYDPDLSFLNQTETVRERSSGPFYHERSMQCFLQYPTGPPEGHRDRHLPQQQDPYDIERSHFGGSSSSFSAPTHYPLESHQLHPFYRFNRRPPTSPVISRSHLPDMAYYPPSHMLESGLSPPLPPVSLPAFPSPECWSFPRMRLY; from the exons ATGATGAGCCATCTACATGGCAGAGCCTTAACAGAGAAGCAGAATGTCCTGCATGTTTTTAGCAAGCACTTCAAGTCTACAGATAAAACCTGTAGCCCAACCAACAGATCCACTCCACACTGCTGCTCTTCAAGCCATACCAAGAACACAGAAGCACAAAACAGCCAGACGAACAAGACTAAACGACTGAAAACACGCAAGCAGAGGAGCCAGGTAAGCAGAGGAGGATCTAATAGCAGATCCCACCAGCACCAAAGCAGCAAAGAGAAGGACCACTGTCATGGTTGCTGCCAAAGCAGCTCTCGCCCTCCTCCACGGAGAGATGCCCCATTAGCCCGCGTCTTCCCCGCTGGGCAAGAGCCCAGCATCATCACAAACAACCGTCTCATCGGCCACCATGGCCTGTTCAACCATGAGGTGAAGTCCATCGACATTGAGCGCCTGCTGAGTGAGCAGAGGAAGTTGGAGAAGCTTGGGCAGCGCGGGGGGCGAGGCAAATCTACTGCTACTCGTCCTCCCCTTCCACCCTCATCTtcccttcctttctcctctcctgggCCTGATTCAGATGTGGGTGAAGTTGCTGTTCCTGACCATGTTGAGGAGGATCCAGATAAAGGGAGAGTAGAAAGAGTAGTAGCAAAGAGTAGTACTAAGGCCAACAAGCGTGATGAGTATAGGTCTAATTCAGAAAGCAGACTTTTTAAGTGTTCTCATGGGGATACACAAGAGGATTTCAGAAGAAAATTCACATCTATTCAGGTTTGTCTGGAGAAGAATGTAGCCAGTCACTCTAAAAGCCAGGAGTCTGGTATCACACCAGGACAGACACATCACAGCGGTCTGACATCATCAGAGGGCGGCATAGTTACCCTATCATCCACAGAGAGTCCCTCACGTGTGGTACGAAACAAGAGCAAGGGGCCCAGGCCTGTAGTCTGTGAAACACTGTTGTCACCCAGTGGAAAGAATGAAAATGAGAGACCACCTGACGCAAGGGCTGAGGTTAAGCCTGTTGTCCTTACCATGGAGCAGACCCCCAAAAACCAtattctcccacacacacagccattcagGCCTAGTCCAAACATCACAGTGTCTTCCTTCCCAGCAAGAGGTGGAAGCAGTGAGAGCTCAGACAATCAGATGCAGCAAACTGTCACCAACCCTGTCAGTGTGGTAGCTGCGCGTCTGTGCAGGTCTCTGCAGCTGCCACTGCTCCGCAGGAGAAACCTGGTTGCGGAAAGTAGGGAGGTGCTGCTGCAGGCCCTACGGGAGAGGCACGGGCTCCAGCTGCAGGAGAACCTACTCAACGTGCAGCGACGTCTCAGCTTCGGTACAGGACCCACCACAACCAGGGCCGGCCTGGGGCAGAGCACAATCCTGGCCGGCATAGATGCATATGGAGGCTGGCCTGCAG CTCCATTGGATAGTGGTTTTGGAGACAGCATGGTGGAACATCCGTGCCTGGACTCCCAGAGGTCAGCCCCcaacaagaggaggaggaggaagcagcTATGCCCCAACAGAATGACCCCTCCTCAGCCCCTCATTGGGTCGCAGAACAGCCTGGACACG GCTGCTGCATGGAACCCCAACCCCAGTGTGGAGCAGGTTGGGGAACTGATCGGAGAACTACTTAGGCCCGCTTCCTCCTCGCACTTCCTCATGGACCTCCAGCCCTCTGGTTCCCCCTCTCGCCACCACGTCTTTGACCCCCCTGCTGCCTCACCTTGGGCAGCTCAATCCGGTCTGCCTCAGCCCTGGGATGACGTATTCGACAGGGGAAGCATGAGAGAGTCAACCAGGGTGGATCACTTTGAGAACTGGAGGTATGACCCAGATTTGAGTTTTCTAAACCAGAcagaaacagtgagagagaggagcagtgggCCTTTCTATCATGAGAGGAGTATGCAGTGTTTCCTGCAGTATCCCACAGGGCCACcagagggacacagagacagacacttgCCACAGCAGCAAGATCCATACGACATTGAAAGAAGCCATTTTGGTGGTTCTTCCTCATCCTTTTCTGCTCCTACCCACTATCCACTAGAAAGTCATCAGCTCCACCCTTTCTATCGCTTCAACCGCCGCCCCCCAACCAGCCCTGTAATCTCCAGGTCCCACCTTCCTGACATGGCCTACTATCCCCCCTCCCACATGCTGGAGAGTGGCCTGTCCCCTCCTCTGCCCCCTGTGTCCCTACCTGCTTTCcccagccctgaatgctggtcTTTCCCCCGGATGAGACTGTACTGA